The DNA region cagccctcccccctcctcctcctcctcccctctttcttctcctctcaaCATCAGCACCAGTGGTTTATGGACGTGAGCCAGCGGCGGGTTGTGCTGCTATGCAGAATTTCCTGTGGTCTCGTGTACTAGTCCGCTTGCGCCAATGGCGCAGTCTCGAATCGTAAATCATATCAAGTCTCTTTTTTTAAACCGAGGTGAAGGAATTCAcatgttataataaaataatatgccATTGGACCGGAGGGAAACATTGTATTTGTATGATTTACACATCATTTAATCAACTTGTTCAGCAGAAGACGGCGGTGTCCAGCTTTAATGGAGGTGATTTAAACAGGCTGAGCGCAGGCTTCATCACACACCCCgctgctgtttgttcctctgATCTGATCTTATTGATTTCCCCCATCGTCAGTGCgttgcgcgcgcgcgcgtcagCCTCGTTTCCTGCCGCGACTTGTGGCGGCGAATCTCAGGGAATTCCCTGAATCCAACTCATGGACGCTGTTAAATTAAACGAACATGCCTTCATTTGATTTGATAGTTCGTgcgtgttgtgtctgtgtcttgtcTTTTGCATTAGACCTTCTCTCTTTCCGTGACAAACACTCTGGACTCAACCTTCAAACCCAGATCCTTTCTTTGTACGGACGCAGTCAGTCATTCGGACGGAAGAATGTGCTCAGAGCGCCACCTTGTGGTAAATCAGCATACTTACAAGACACGGACAGataacagcttttattttaccCGCAgatcaaatatataaatagtTAGAGTCACAGGACAGGACTAACAAGTCTATTGCGTTGTGCTGCTTGTCTGCATAGCTGCAGCGCCTCAGTCAGAACATGCCCTTGTACTTGTCTCTATCCTGCTGGTTCTTCTCTTCCAAGCGCATGTTGAGCACAGCCAGCTCCTTCTTGACAGTCTTCTTCATGgccgggtccaggtccagaaCCCTGCTGAAGTCCTGCCGGGCCTCCGCCTCGTTCCACACCTCCACGTGGGCCTTCCCACGCAGGTAGAAGGCCTTCATCACGCCTggaggacagacacacaggcacgtTTGGCAGCAGCCATTAACGAAAGGGTGCGAGTGAATGCCTCCCGCTGCCTTGCTCATAAATCAGCCTAATGCGTTCAGCGAGGGGGAACTTTTTCAGCTTTAAACATGTCACCGTGGCTTCATCTGGACCTGGGTGCTGGTTGATGATGTCGCTCGTGTGCTCGATGACCTCGTAGTACTCCCCCATGCGCAGCAGACACTGGCTGTAGTTCAGGGTCAGGGTGTTGGCCATCTTCTCCAGCTTCAGCCACGGGGCCTCCCAGGCTTTCTCCTGCGCAGACGAGCGGGTCGGGCCCATGTCAGCGTGAGCCGCAGCGTGTcctgctccgtgtgtgtgtgtgcgtcacctTAGTCTGGACATTCTTGATGCAGATGATGGCCTCCTTGTACTTCTGCGTGGCCTCCTGGTAGCGCCCCTGCTTGTAGAGCTTGTTCCCCTGGCCGTGTAGCACCGGCACCGCCTTCAGACGCTCCTCGTCGCTCAGAGCCCATGACTCCCTGTTGTACTCACCGGGCTGCTGCACCTACAGCCACGTGGAACGTTACAGCAGGCGTCAGTGCAGCTGATCCAGATCTGATCCCGGGTCTGTGTCAGTGCAGCTGAACCAGACCTGGTCCCGGGTCTGTGTCAGTGCAGCtgagccagacctggtcccgGGTCTCGGCGCCTCTcacctggagcagctccagggtGAAGAACAGGGGCTTGGGCTCCTTCATCAGCTCATCCAGGTCAGCGTAGCCCAGGCTGTGGTAGGCGAACATGTTGGCCATGCCGCAGGTGTGGATGTGCCAGTCCACCGGGTCTTTGCCTTCGGCGATGCGGCGCATGCTCTTCGACACCAGCGGATAAACGCCGGTGTGCTGAAAGCAGGCAGCTCAGTCAGGGATTCACAGCATGGTTTGATACGAGATGCCAGCTGCCCGTCTGTCACCTTTTGCACTGACCGTGAAGCAGCACAAAGATTTTGAATAAAATAACATCATACCACAATTGTAGAACTAATAACAAGTAGGTCTATTGTGTGCACCGTGTCCCCTGAAGGTGTCACTGTGTCTTAAGACAACACAgcttaatatttatttttgtcaaagTTCTACATttgctttaattttaaatgATTTTCATAATTCATggcattttgaaaaaaaaaacactttgttgcTGTActattaacaaaaacacac from Betta splendens chromosome 13, fBetSpl5.4, whole genome shotgun sequence includes:
- the aipl1 gene encoding aryl-hydrocarbon-interacting protein-like 1 isoform X1; this encodes MSDMQDALLLGPEGIKKTILHGGTGDIPKFTTGAKVTFHFRTTLCDDERTVIDDSRAVGTPMEIVIGNMFKLDIWETLLSSMRVGEVADFWCDIIHTGVYPLVSKSMRRIAEGKDPVDWHIHTCGMANMFAYHSLGYADLDELMKEPKPLFFTLELLQVQQPGEYNRESWALSDEERLKAVPVLHGQGNKLYKQGRYQEATQKYKEAIICIKNVQTKEKAWEAPWLKLEKMANTLTLNYSQCLLRMGEYYEVIEHTSDIINQHPGVMKAFYLRGKAHVEVWNEAEARQDFSRVLDLDPAMKKTVKKELAVLNMRLEEKNQQDRDKYKGMF
- the aipl1 gene encoding aryl-hydrocarbon-interacting protein-like 1 isoform X2, with the protein product MSDMQDALLLGPEGIKKTILHGGTGDIPKFTTGAKVTFHFRTTLCDDERTVIDDSRAVGTPMEIVIGNMFKLDIWETLLSSMRVGEVADFWCDIIHTGVYPLVSKSMRRIAEGKDPVDWHIHTCGMANMFAYHSLGYADLDELMKEPKPLFFTLELLQVQQPGEYNRESWALSDEERLKAVPVLHGQGNKLYKQGRYQEATQKYKEAIICIKNVQTKEKAWEAPWLKLEKMANTLTLNYSQCLLRMGEYYEVIEHTSDIINQHPGPDEATA